A part of Desertifilum tharense IPPAS B-1220 genomic DNA contains:
- a CDS encoding UbiA family prenyltransferase, with amino-acid sequence MKLISSPTKVTPVQQSPLRWWIYQRERFPLVTNGLLVAAFSSSAVSYSALMHGNVPRFASFLVAFVTCLIFFLQLRIADEFKDFEEDMRFRPYRPVPRGLVSLPELATVGVASGVLQLGMAVGLGGYGETGLPVLVLPLVVTWLYIGLMSREFFVRDWIKAHPIIYMLSHMVVMPLIYFYATACDWLVAQMHPPVGLPWVLGVSFVGGLMIEVGRKIRSPKDEEVGVETYTYLWGQRNAVRVWLGICLGMAILSAIASYHLHFLWPTLGVLFALATGSITVAVSFLNSPRRKRGKQFEWMSGIWTLLVYLCLGLFPLLS; translated from the coding sequence ATGAAATTAATCTCAAGTCCGACTAAAGTGACCCCTGTACAACAGTCTCCTCTAAGGTGGTGGATTTACCAGCGGGAACGGTTTCCCTTGGTGACAAATGGTTTATTAGTTGCGGCGTTTAGCAGTTCGGCTGTCAGTTACTCGGCGCTAATGCATGGAAATGTTCCCCGTTTCGCGAGTTTTCTGGTAGCTTTTGTAACTTGCTTGATTTTCTTTTTGCAACTGCGAATTGCCGATGAGTTTAAGGATTTTGAGGAGGATATGCGGTTTCGTCCCTATCGTCCGGTTCCTCGCGGTTTAGTGAGTTTACCGGAATTGGCGACGGTTGGGGTAGCCAGTGGCGTGCTTCAGTTGGGGATGGCGGTTGGCTTAGGCGGTTATGGTGAAACGGGGTTGCCTGTTTTAGTCTTACCATTGGTTGTCACTTGGCTGTATATCGGCTTGATGAGTCGGGAGTTTTTTGTCCGCGATTGGATTAAGGCGCATCCGATTATCTATATGCTGAGTCATATGGTAGTGATGCCGTTGATTTATTTCTATGCAACGGCGTGTGACTGGTTGGTGGCCCAAATGCATCCCCCGGTTGGACTTCCTTGGGTTCTGGGGGTGAGTTTCGTTGGCGGGTTAATGATTGAAGTGGGCCGCAAAATTCGTTCTCCCAAGGATGAGGAAGTGGGTGTCGAAACCTATACCTATCTCTGGGGACAACGCAATGCTGTCCGCGTCTGGTTGGGAATTTGTCTGGGGATGGCAATCTTAAGCGCGATCGCATCTTATCATCTTCACTTCCTTTGGCCTACTCTTGGCGTTCTCTTCGCTCTAGCCACAGGCAGCATTACGGTTGCAGTCTCTTTCCTCAACTCCCCTCGCCGCAAACGTGGAAAGCAGTTTGAATGGATGTCTGGGATTTGGACTCTACTCGTTTATCTGTGTTTAGG